The Ascochyta rabiei chromosome 15, complete sequence genome window below encodes:
- a CDS encoding Phosphate metabolism transcription protein, whose amino-acid sequence MKFGTTLRRSVYPPWKAQYIDYDKLKKLLKDNEDDDSWTAEDESAFVDELANVQLEKVHGFILDVAQRLRDRTTKCEKRLEPLAVRAKADDAEGKEGKEGKEGKEGKEGKEGKEGKDSKNDEDGKDKDKDKDNNNNINNNNINNNNNDNNNNNNNNAVKNGEAEPSQEEREKLLNEVLLELDQVTKEVKELEGFSRINFTAIIKATKKHDKLRGKSYKLRPFIDARIARHPLHTEDASPLLYRLSALYSFVRQSLEGKSKESLSFSDGSTTGEGFTSHKFWVHMDNLFEVKTVILRRLPVLVYNPQSANVAEGSQRDPTITSIYFDNPNFSLYSDKVNGKEDAASLRLRWYGQLDEKPEIMFEKKVIKEGNASEEVRFPIKAKYIQPFLEDKYHMEKSIEKLEYRPNRDQAKIDSFKAAVDDIQGFVKEKDLQPVLRANYTRTAFQIPGNDSVRISLDTNLALIREDALDMDRPCREPDDWHRRDIDTGNLEFPFKALKKGELHKFPFALLEIKVKGLNKYEWVEDLIHSHLVKEAPRFSKFVHGVAKLFEDNVNTFPFWLSEVEDDIRKEPEQAFDDEQERRRKAAEDEFAVGSLFGTAASPSFRRGVASPVGSPAAARSAPKRGSAAQVAPSAAAHSMPATRLPVSRLDPHREERAAEEPDSDEEGTTALAAPYGNGNGKSSRLANLFPSFSTSKYAKKQQRRVQLPPGVSAPGVWIKDQGPLRVEAKVWLANQRTFIKWQHVSVLLASLSLGLYNAAGEGNNIARALAVVYTSIAVFTLAWGYGMYWYRSKLIRERSGKDFDALTGPLVVALGLAVALCLNFAFKYHALVQQGREHEHGLAGVVGNASFSSEQVELRV is encoded by the exons ATGAAGTTCGGCACCACCCTCCGCAGGAGCGTGTACCCGCCCTGGAAGGCGCAGTACATCGACTACGACAAGCTGAAGAAGCTGCTCAAGGACAACGAGGACGACGACAGCTGGACGGCCGAGGACGAGAGCGCGTTTGTCGACGAGCTGGCCAACGTGCAGCTCGAGAAGGTGCACGGCTTCATCCTCGACGTCGCGCAGCGGCTGAGGGATCGCACGACCAAGTGCGAGAAGAGACTCGAGCCGTTGGCCGTCCGTGCCAAGGCGGACGATGCAGAGGGCAAGGAGGGCAAGGAGGGTAAGGAGGGCAAGGAGGGTAAGGAGGGTAAGGAGGGTAAAGAGGGCAAGGACAGCAAGAACGACGAGGACGGcaaggacaaggacaaggacaaggacaacaacaacaacatcaacaacaacaacatcaacaacaacaacaacgacaacaacaacaacaacaacaacaacgctGTCAAGAATGGCGAGGCAGAACCCAGCCAGGAGGAGCGCGAAAAGCTGCTCAACGAGGTGCTGCTCGAGCTCGACCAGGTCACCAAGGAGGTCAAGGAGCTCGAGGGCTTCAGCCGCATCAACTTCACCGCCATCATCAAGGCCACCAAGAAGCACGACAAGCTGCGCGGCAAGTCGTACAAGCTGCGCCCCTTCATCGACGCCCGCATTGCCCGCCACCCGCTGCACACCGAGGACGCCTCGCCGCTGCTGTACCGCCTGTCTGCCCTGTACTCGTTTGTGCGCCAGAGCCTCGAGGGCAAGTCCAAGGAGTCCCTGTCCTTTTCCGACGGCAGCACCACCGGCGAGGGCTTCACGTCGCACAAAT TCTGGGTCCACATGGACAACCTCTTCGAAGTCAAGACCGTCATCCTCCGCCGCCTGCCCGTCCTCGTCTACAACCCGCAGTCGGCCAACGTCGCAGAGGGCTCCCAGCGCGACCCCACCATCACCTCCATCTACTTCGACAACCCCAACTTCTCCCTCTACTCGGACAAGGTCAACGGCAAGGAGGATGCCGCGTCGCTGCGCCTGCGCTGGTACGGCCAGCTCGACGAGAAGCCCGAGATCATGTTCGAGAAAAAGGTCATCAAGGAGGGCAACGCCAGCGAGGAGGTGCGCTTCCCCATCAAGGCAAAGTACATCCAGCCCTTCCTCGAAGACAAGTACCACATGGAGAAGAGCATCGAGAAGCTCGAGTACCGTCCGAACAGGGACCAGGCCAAGATCGACAGCTTCAAGGCCGCCGTCGACGACATCCAGGGCTTCGTCAAGGAGAAGGACCTGCAGCCCGTCCTGCGCGCAAACTACACGCGCACCGCCTTCCAGATCCCCGGCAACGACAGCGTCCGCATCTCGCTCGACACCAACCTCGCCCTGATCCGCGAGGACGCCCTGGACATGGACCGCCCGTGCCGCGAGCCCGACGACTGGCACAGGCGCGACATCGACACCGGCAACCTCGAGTTCCCCTTCAAGGCGCTCAAGAAGGGCGAGCTCCACAAGTTCCCCTTTGCCCTGCTCGAGATCAAGGTCAAGGGCCTGAACAAGTACGAGTGGGTCGAGGACCTCATCCACTCGCACCTCGTCAAGGAAGCCCCGCGCTTTTCAAAGTTTGTCCACGGCGTCGCCAAGCTGTTCGAGGACAACGTCAACACCTTCCCCTTCTGGCTCAGCGAGGTCGAGGACGACATCCGCAAGGAGCCCGAGCAGGCCTTTGACGACGAGCAGGAGCGCAGACGCAAGGCCGCCGAGGACGAGTTTGCTGTCGGCTCCCTCTTCGGCACAGCCGCCAGCCCCTCGTTCCGCCGCGGCGTCGCCTCCCCCGTCGGCTCGCCGGCCGCAGCTCGCTCGGCTCCTAAGAGAGGTAGCGCCGCGCAGGTCGCCCCCAGCGCCGCTGCCCACTCGATGCCCGCCACGCGTCTCCCTGTGTCGCGACTCGATCCGCACCGGGAAGAGCGTGCCGCCGAGGAGCCCGACTCGGACGAGGAAGGCACCACAGCCCTGGCCGCACCCtacggcaacggcaacggcaaaTCCAGCCGCCTCGCCAACCTCTTCCCCTCCTTCTCCACCTCCAAATACGCCAAGAAGCAGCAGCGCCGCGTGCAGCTGCCCCCCGGCGTCTCCGCCCCCGGCGTCTGGATCAAAGACCAAGGCCCCCTGCGCGTCGAAGCCAAGGTATGGCTCGCCAACCAACGCACCTTTATCAAATGGCAGCACGTCTCCGTCCTCCTCGCCAGCTTATCCCTCGGCCTCTACAACGCCGCCGGCGAGGGCAACAACATCGCGCGCGCCCTCGCCGTCGTCTACACCTCCATCGCCGTCTTCACCCTCGCGTGGGGCTACGGCATGTACTGGTACCGCAGCAAGCTGATCCGCGAGCGCAGCGGCAAGGACTTTGACGCACTTACCGGCCCGCTCGTCGTTGCGCTGGGACTTGCTGTCGCCCTGTGTCTCAACTTCGCGTTCAAGTACCATGCCCTTGTTCAGCAGGGCCGCGAGCACGAGCACGGGCTTGCGGGCGTGGTTGGGAACGCGTCGTTCAGCAGTGAGCAGGTTGAGCTAAGGGTTTAG
- a CDS encoding vesicle coat component, producing MHDQDGPNFSYAYGDRRPSTPAASWNPALRPHQTQEDTSSATSPPSQPPTQHAPDQQKPVQQKPVQQTPVQQTPVQQTPVQQTPVQQTPVQQTPVQQTPVQQIPVQHESDDDEEEESEEEESESDDEDEVAPPTPTKAPTSAPAPAPPAAPPAAPPAAPVAPVSSSEDTSEDKEDKEEDDSEDDSEDDSEDEEEAPATATQSSILPPQPATPKQEDTLVHATQALNIHEQTPTHVGRGPAEPSESEEESSSEEEDDSEQDTASQERPAENYEHQGETTVLEDAMSESVRVPLVEDTEASDDWPASCEHGFHLGAPQPLHTPLAEAVGTTVGDDVIGNTTVGGNAGDDIDWGNTDEQEDFFARRTSQPIESAPTEADTPGAHVVQASGPAPAAGDEWDLDLDLDDEFLPDAEDPLALELDDDAGFLEDEPPAPPQPPAPAARSVSGTTNRYAPQAAQAAASPTLPANPYAPAGLQFTNSPPATQQTPATSTGTLYNGFGQPVSHQQTARPPMASSGQSFADKSKGGYASPYDLPDEIVTTRRRAAPRATVPAAQPTPPPPPRSSSISSNAGPAGPPRPTLPPSNMSVASMSPPSSSHSTQPQMTGLPPMAPPKPSAPVRAQTSDFFAELPVTTKPKPSGRYTPQPHAQAQPQVHQGPPQMSQGPPQMPQGPPQIPQGPPQMPLKERTPSWSGLRNEVLPDSGNAPAPVPFRQPEQLPMFPTQPSVLARTNSLPVPQAAPPQSSRYSPAPPSAAPANARYSPAPPSAPAANSRYSPAPPGAQGPAHARYGSEPPAGPPRPASQPYAPRTSSPLAFPATSRQQEPPAQAEASFDPASGHHVTQSLEIPLRAPFRSPLEGVSEAEERTTAPPSQPPFPGRSGTPPPRSHPSSTIGSPRKAGNYAPQYQASPPRSDTLSPAASMKPITRTATASSDYQASTFGLMSPPAPTYNEQPMVEKPTNTIPHRRQTSLLVEYESIPPADERAADPLQQWKGSPIFTWGLGGTVVTTFPKQIPRYGGGTSAPMVKRSPGEIRLQAAKEVLPESEDFTKFPGPLKPKGKKKDISAWLGRKLELLEGQREESGFEHSLTEDEHKRLEDKALLWKVLQVMVDNDGRLEGPAAAAVKKALAFDEGDATDAEGSFSTAADIVGRSRTNTLQADPIDPRTIEDLQKLLTKGDREKAVWHAVDQRLWGHAMLLSSTLGKDVWKQVVQEFVRKEVKKVGSNHQALAVLYEVFAGNHEDCIDELVPASARAGFQMVSADGAGATQNALQGLDRWRETVALILNNRSDGDAAALLSLGRLLAQYNRVEAAHVCFLFARTVALVSGADDAQVDIVLLGADHKQNPLELGTEMEPVLLTEVYEFALSLSAPTATFAFPHLQPYKLAHAYRLAEYGYRTEAQAYCDAIASSMKATTKLSPYYNASFLGSLDELSRRLSQSPRDGSSSWISKPSMDKVGSSLLSKFNSFIAGDDEASSDPSAAAEVGPFAKIAGNSPSITPSQSSADLYGAYAGYGAPAAQPPAPSNSRYAPSNASSAYAPRSSSEQQRLRYEPEGRPSMDSVRSVSDAYMPASQPSSPYTPGQSMLIPTSQRLQGKTQSYSPLRPEPSAALSYGSPYISSPPVEESASAPAFGGYQPPQASFDDPAAADNEQPSAGYQPFTSYEPPTSSFEAPSYTPYEPEPEEDDAKESQPKKKPLMDDDDDDDLAARASALKISSGKSGSKSDADRATDEAFRKAAEADAKRDKEAGANKKGWFGGWFKKDPNMPQQGPGPIKAKLGEENSFVYDPELKKWINKKAGSVDTGKPSATPPPPRSGPPSASRSASGGMPPAGPPSAGLRPPTSMPPRSSSMPPPMGIPSRASTPGVPSDNESAPKPSVLGRPPLASGPPSRPGTSMSNASSIDDLLGAAQPRKGPGAKKKKGGRYVDVMAQGN from the coding sequence ggaagaggCACCTGCAACGGCCACACAGAGCTCCATCCTCCCACCCCAGCCGGCCACGCCGAAACAAGAAGACACCCTTGTCCATGCCACACAGGCGCTCAACATCCACGAACAAACGCCAACACACGTAGGCCGGGGCCCCGCAGAGCCGTCCGAGTCGGAGGAAGAGAGCTCGTCAGAGGAAGAGGACGACTCTGAACAAGACACTGCCTCGCAGGAGCGCCCCGCCGAGAACTATGAGCACCAGGGAGAGACAACCGTGCTGGAAGACGCCATGAGCGAGAGTGTACGCGTGCCCCTGGTAGAAGACACCGAAGCTTCTGACGACTGGCCGGCTTCTTGTGAGCATGGCTTCCATCTTGGCGCACCTCAGCCCTTGCACACTCCTCTCGCCGAGGCCGTGGGAACGACAGTGGGCGACGACGTCATCGGCAACACTACTGTTGGCGGCAACGCTGGCGACGACATCGACTGGGGCAACACGGACGAGCAAGAGGATTTCTTTGCCCGCCGCACTTCACAACCAATCGAGTCTGCGCCGACCGAGGCTGACACGCCGGGCGCCCACGTGGTGCAAGCATCGGGGCCTGCGCCAGCCGCTGGAGACGAATGGGACCTCGATCTGGATCTGGACGATGAATTCTTGCCGGACGCCGAGGACCCTCTCGCACTCGAGCTCGACGATGACGCTGGATTCCTCGAGGATGAGCCCCCCGCTCCCCCTCAACCGCCCGCACCGGCAGCGAGGTCTGTGTCAGGCACCACAAATCGATACGCCCCACAGGCTGCGCAGGCTGCAGCGTCGCCAACACTACCCGCCAACCCTTATGCGCCTGCAGGCCTCCAGTTTACCAACTCCCCACCAGCCACACAACAGACGCCTGCGACTTCGACTGGCACCCTCTACAATGGCTTTGGCCAGCCCGTGTCCCACCAGCAGACAGCTCGACCTCCTATGGCAAGTTCGGGACAGAGCTTTGCAGACAAGTCCAAAGGAGGGTATGCATCGCCATACGATCTACCAGACGAAATCGTCACGACTCGGAGACGAGCGGCACCTCGAGCTACCGTTCCGGCTGCGCAGCCTACTCCGCCTCCGCCGCCGCGAAGCAGTAGTATCTCTTCCAATGCTGGACCTGCAGGACCTCCAAGACCCACGCTTCCACCGTCCAACATGTCAGTCGCGAGCATGTCGCCGCCCTCTTCAAGCCACTCGACACAGCCGCAGATGACCGGTCTGCCGCCAATGGCACCCCCCAAACCTTCAGCACCAGTGCGGGCACAGACTTCAGACTTCTTCGCTGAGCTTCCTGTGACCACCAAACCCAAACCCTCCGGACGCTACACGCCACAGCCGCATGCCCAGGCTCAGCCGCAGGTACACCAAGGACCACCACAAATGTCTCAAGGCCCTCCACAGATGCCACAGGGACCCCCGCAGATTCCACAGGGACCCCCGCAGATGCCTTTGAAGGAACGAACACCTTCCTGGTCAGGTCTACGGAATGAGGTACTGCCAGACTCAGGCAACGCTCCAGCGCCAGTCCCATTCAGACAGCCCGAGCAGTTGCCAATGTTCCCTACGCAACCTTCAGTGCTTGCACGCACAAACAGCTTGCCGGTCCCGCAGGCGGCTCCTCCGCAGTCCTCGAGATACTCTCCCGCGCCTCCATCAGCAGCACCTGCGAACGCCCGCTACTCGCCCGCACCTCCTTCTGCGCCAGCAGCCAACTCTAGATATTCACCCGCCCCGCCTGGCGCTCAGGGACCCGCCCATGCTCGTTACGGATCTGAACCGCCTGCGGGCCCACCACGACCGGCATCCCAGCCTTACGCGCCGCGAACTTCTAGCCCCCTCGCGTTCCCTGCAACATCTCGTCAACAGGAGCCACCCGCGCAGGCAGAAGCATCGTTTGACCCTGCCTCAGGTCACCACGTAACACAATCTCTCGAGATCCCCCTGCGCGCCCCCTTCAGGAGTCCTTTGGAAGGCGTCAGTGAGGCGGAAGAACGCACGACGGCGCCGCCATCTCAACCCCCTTTCCCTGGCAGGTCTGGTACACCGCCTCCGAGAAGTCATCCATCGTCTACAATTGGCTCGCCCAGAAAAGCAGGAAACTACGCGCCGCAGTACCAAGCGTCGCCTCCGAGATCGGATACACTGTCACCCGCAGCGAGCATGAAACCAATCACACGGACGGCAACGGCTTCGTCGGACTATCAAGCTTCCACCTTTGGACTCATGTCGCCCCCTGCCCCTACCTACAATGAGCAGCCAATGGTAGAGAAACCCACAAACACCATACCCCACCGAAGGCAGACATCGCTTCTGGTCGAGTATGAAAGCATCCCCCCTGCCGACGAGCGGGCTGCCGATCCCTTGCAGCAGTGGAAGGGCAGCCCCATCTTCACTTGGGGTCTAGGGGGTACTGTAGTGACTACGTTCCCCAAACAGATACCTCGCTACGGTGGCGGCACATCGGCGCCCATGGTCAAGCGTAGCCCCGGTGAAATCAGGTTGCAGGCTGCCAAGGAGGTGTTGCCCGAGTCTGAGGATTTCACAAAGTTTCCAGGTCCGCTCAAGCCAaagggcaagaagaaggataTTTCAGCCTGGCTTGGCCGTAAGCTTGAACTTCTGGAAGGCCAACGAGAAGAATCTGGATTCGAGCACTCTCTGACTGAGGATGAGCACAAGCGCCTCGAAGACAAAGCTCTGCTCTGGAAGGTATTGCAGGTGATGGTTGACAACGATGGTCGTCTGGAGGGCCCTGCTGCAGCAGCTGTCAAGAAGGCACTAGCCTTCGACGAGGGTGATGCAACAGATGCTGAGGGGTCCTTTTCGACTGCTGCAGACATTGTTGGCCGCTCCAGAACCAACACGCTGCAGGCAGACCCCATAGACCCACGCACGATCGAGGACCTCCAGAAGCTGCTCACAAAGGGCGACCGTGAGAAGGCTGTGTGGCATGCAGTTGACCAGAGGCTGTGGGGCCACGCCATGCTTCTCTCGTCGACGCTCGGCAAAGATGTCTGGAAACAGGTCGTTCAGGAATTCGTCCGCAAAGAGGTCAAGAAGGTGGGCTCCAACCACCAGGCTCTGGCAGTGTTGTACGAGGTGTTTGCAGGTAACCACGAGGACTGCATCGATGAGCTCGTACCAGCCTCGGCCCGTGCTGGCTTCCAGATGGTCAGCGCGGACGGTGCCGGCGCAACACAAAACGCTTTGCAGGGATTGGACAGATGGCGCGAGACTGTAGCGTTGATTCTCAACAACCGCAGTGACGGTGATGCTGCGGCTTTGCTATCCCTCGGCCGGCTTCTGGCACAATACAACCGTGTTGAGGCTGCACATGTTTGCTTCCTCTTCGCACGCACCGTAGCTCTTGTCAGTGGAGCAGACGATGCACAGGTGGACATTGTTCTCCTTGGTGCAGATCACAAGCAGAACCCTCTAGAGCTTGGCACCGAGATGGAACCAGTTCTGCTGACCGAGGTGTACGAGTTCGCTTTGTCGCTTTCGGCACCAACGGCAACGTTTGCATTCCCCCATCTACAGCCTTACAAGCTTGCACACGCCTACCGACTGGCCGAATATGGGTACAGGACCGAGGCGCAGGCGTACTGCGACGCCATCGCTTCGAGCATGAAGGCGACCACCAAGCTCTCGCCCTACTACAATGCAAGCTTCCTTGGGAGCTTGGATGAGCTGAGTAGACGTTTGTCTCAATCGCCCAGAGACGGCTCATCCTCTTGGATTTCAAAGCCGAGCATGGACAAAGTGGGTAGCTCTCTTCTGTCAAAGTTCAACAGCTTCATTGCCGGAGACGATGAAGCCTCCAGCGACCCATCTGCGGCTGCAGAAGTTGGCCCTTTTGCCAAAATCGCCGGCAACAGCCCGAGCATCACGCCCTCGCAATCGAGTGCAGACCTGTACGGTGCATACGCTGGCTACGGAGCCCCTGCGGCTCAGCCTCCAGCACCTTCCAACTCGCGCTATGCTCCTTCAAACGCTTCGAGCGCATACGCACCACGCAGCTCATCTGAGCAGCAGCGTTTGCGATACGAGCCTGAGGGACGACCATCCATGGACTCTGTTCGCTCCGTGTCAGATGCCTACATGCCTGCGTCGCAGCCTTCAAGTCCATACACTCCAGGCCAGTCGATGCTCATCCCGACCAGCCAGCGGTTGCAGGGCAAGACTCAGTCTTACTCTCCTCTCCGACCCGAGCCCAGTGCTGCTCTTTCGTACGGCAGCCCGTATATATCCAGTCCACCAGTGGAGGAGTCTGCCTCCGCGCCAGCATTTGGCGGGTACCAGCCTCCCCAGGCCAGCTTTGACGATCCAGCGGCTGCGGACAACGAGCAGCCCTCGGCCGGTTATCAGCCCTTCACAAGCTACGAACCTCCAACAAGCTCGTTCGAGGCGCCATCTTACACGCCCTACGAGCCGGAGCCCGAGGAGGACGACGCAAAGGAGTCGCAGCCGAAGAAGAAGCCTCTcatggacgacgacgatgatgacgatCTTGCGGCTCGTGCCTCAGCGCTCAAGATAAGCAGCGGTAAATCAGGCAGCAAGTCAGACGCAGACCGTGCAACAGACGAGGCTTTCCGCAAAGCAGCCGAGGCGGATGCCAAGCGCGACAAGGAAGCTGGTGCAAACAAGAAGGGCTGGTTTGGTGGTTGGTTTAAGAAAGACCCCAACATGCCGCAGCAAGGCCCAGGTCCTATCAAGGCCAAGCTCGGCGAAGAGAACAGCTTCGTCTACGATCCTGAGCTCAAGAAGTGGATCAACAAGAAGGCCGGGTCTGTGGACACGGGCAAGCCCTCTGCAACGCCTCCTCCACCCCGGAGTGGGCCGCCATCGGCTTCCAGGAGCGCATCGGGTGGTATGCCCCCAGCGGGGCCTCCGTCAGCTGGTCTGCGGCCGCCGACTTCGATGCCCCCAAGGAGCTCGTCGATGCCGCCACCCATGGGCATACCGTCTCGCGCAAGTACGCCTGGTGTTCCATCAGACAACGAGAGTGCACCCAAGCCCTCGGTACTTGGGCGACCACCGCTTGCTTCTGGACCGCCCTCGCGACCCGGCACCAGCATGAGCAATGCGAGCAGCATCGACGATTTGCTCGGCGCGGCGCAGCCCCGGAAAGGACCAGgggcgaagaagaagaagggcggTCGTTATGTCGATGTTATGGCGCAGGGCAACTGA